A single genomic interval of Coccidioides posadasii str. Silveira chromosome 1, complete sequence harbors:
- the CHL1 gene encoding ATP-dependent DNA helicase chl1 (EggNog:ENOG410PIVM~COG:L~BUSCO:1987at33183) has translation MADDGAFELDEYDSDNQETSAHDAKGNSDLSATTIALLEKLSGSAKIQDDFEEENPVKIFYCSRTHSQLAQFARELRRVAFPPSIPPETEDGEIDTQGEGRRHPDTELEEPTKHVSLGSRKTMCINPKIRRLGNATAINERCLDLQSSNVLPEHKCPFAPSKENELAISDFRDHVLAEVHDIEDIGKIGQRTGICPYYASRSVIGHSEIVTLPYQLLLQKSARDALDISLKDHVIIIDEAHNLMDVIANIHSVNVSLTQLRIGLEQLTIYARKYKARLKGKNRVYVAQVMRLLGSIAKYLESVLAARELREGAVDPSYLMSGKGVDQINLHKLSRYLQESKLARKVDGYIESSTSLEEKNPETSTTVPVLFQVQSFLLSLMNPSAEGRLFFEKNGNDVLLKYTLLDPTAHFREAVEEARAVILAGGTMSPMSDYRDHLFSYLAPGQLRTFSYGHVIPTSNLSARPVSRGILDTEFDFTFEKRNSRAMIIDLGKTISEICKATPDGVVAFFPSYDFLNQVVEIWKQPCSNSGNPSILDSLGLVKPLLYESKEKAMNTEALLQKYANFIDEGKGALLLSVMGGKLSEGINFSDRLGRGVIVIGLPFANIRSAEWQAKIQYVERKTYERSSGGEETRRSKAKLAGRDFYENACMRVVNQCIGRAIRHQHDYAAILMFDRRYGTARIQSKLPEWIRRSLVSAPIGATINNLYTFFEEKSSIEVTKEK, from the exons ATGGCCGATGATGGGGCATTCGAGCTGGATGAATACGATAGTGACAATCAAGAAACTTCAGCCCATGACGCTAAGGGTAACAGCGATCTTTCTGCCACTACTATCGCACTACTGGAGAAACTTAGTGGCTCAGCTAAGATCCAGGATGACTTCGAAGAGGAAAATCCTGTCAAAATTTTTTATTGTTCCAGGACCCATTCACAGCTGGCTCAGTTTGCACGAGAGTTGCGGCGCGTGGCGTTTCCGCCTAGTATACCGCCGGAAACCGAAGATGGAGAGATAGATACTCAAGGAGAGGGCAGAAGACACCCAGACACCGAATTAGAGGAGCCAACGAAGCATGTATCGCTCGGCTCAAGGAAAACGATGTGTATAAACCCGAAGATTAGACGCCTTGGGAATGCCACGGCCATCAATGAGCGGTGTCTTGATTTGCAAAGTTCCAACGTTCTCCCGGAGCATAAATGTCCATTTGCTCCATCCAAAGAGAACGAGTTAGCTATTAGTGACTTCAGGGACCATGTTCTTGCTGAAGTTCATGATATTGAGGATATAGGTAAAATTGGGCAGCGCACAGGAATTTGTCCGTACTATGCGTCCAGATCCGTTATCGGCCACAGCGAA ATTGTCACACTTCCCTACCAGCTTCTGCTTCAGAAGTCAGCAAGGGATGCTCTAGATATTTCGCTTAAGGACCATGTTATTATCATTGACGAGGCCCACAATCTTATGGATGTAATTGCTAATATTCACTCAGTGAACGTTTCTCTCACCCAGCTCCGAATCGGTCTCGAACAATTAACTATCTACGCAAGAAAGTATAAAGCTCGGCTTAAAGGCAAAAATAGAGTATACGTTGCGCAGGTTATGCGCCTACTAGGTTCTATAGCCAAATACCTTGAATCCGTACTGGCTGCCAGGGAACTTAGGGAAGGTGCTGTAGATCCGTCATATCTAATGAGTGGAAAAGGAGTTGACCAAATCAACTTACACAAGCTCTCGAGATACTTGCAAGAAAGCAAGCTAGCCCGCAAAGTAGACGGGTATATTGAAAGTTCAACATCTttggaagagaaaaatcCTGAAACGAGTACGACAGTGCCTGTTTTGTTCCAGGTCCAGTCAtttttgctctctttgaTGAATCCGTCGGCGGAGGGCCGCCTCTTCTTTGAGAAGAATGGTAACGATGTTCTGCTCAAGTATACGCTGCTGGACCCAACAGCACATTTCCGGGAAGCGGTAGAGGAGGCAAGAGCCGTCATTCTAGCTGGAGGGACAATGTCACCT ATGAGTGATTACAGAGACCACCTTTTTTCCTATCTTGCCCCGGGCCAACTGAGAACTTTTAGTTACGGTCATGTGATCCCCACAAGTAACCTCAGCGCAAGACCTGTATCAAGAGGAATACTGGATACAGAGTTTGATTTTACTTTTGAAAAGAGAAATTCCCGTGCAATG ATCATTGACCTAGGCAAGACCATCAGTGAGATTTGCAAAGCCACCCCCGATGGTGTGGTAGCTTTTTTTCCAAGTTATGACTTTCTGAACCAGGTGGTCGAAATTTGGAAGCAGCCATGTTCAAATTCGGGTAATCCAAGCATTCTCGATTCACTTGGGTTGGTAAAGCCGTTGCTCTACGAATCCAAAGAAAAAGCCATGAATACCGAGGCGCTTCTCCAGAAGTACGCAAACTTCATAGATGAAGGCAAAGGAGCGTTGCTGCTATCGGTCATGGGCGGAAAGCTTTCCGAAGGAATAAATTTCTCGGATCGGCTTGGTAGAGGCGTGATTGTCATCGGCCTTCCATTTGCCAACATTCGCAGCGCAGAATGGcaagcaaaaatacaatacGTGGAGAGGAAGACTTATGAACGGTCTTCGGGGGGTGAAGAAACTAGAAGGAGCAAAGCCAAGCTTGCGGGCAGAGACTTTTATGAAAATGCCTGCATGCGGGTGGTGAATCAATGCATAGGGAGGGCGATCAGACATCAGCACGATTATGCTGCTATCCTCATGTTCGATCGGCGATATGGGACAGCACGCATACAATCCAAACTGCCAGAATGGATTCGGCGGAGTCTGGTTTCTGCTCCGATCGGAGCTACAATAAATAACCTATATACgttctttgaagaaaagagttCCATAGAAGtgacaaaagagaaataa
- the RPL28 gene encoding 60S ribosomal protein uL15 (EggNog:ENOG410PMZG~COG:J~BUSCO:15028at33183) has protein sequence MPTRFSKTRKHRGHVSAGYGRIGKHRKHPGGRGMAGGQHHHRTNLDKYHPGYFGKVGMRYFHKTMNQFWKPTINLDKLWSLVPAETREAYVSNQKPDTAPVLDLLSLGYSKVLGKGRLPEVPMVVRARYVSKEAERKIKEAGGVVELVA, from the exons ATGCCTACCAGATTCTCGAAGACAAGGAAGCA cCGCGGCCACGTTTCCGCCGGTTATGGTCGCATTGGCAAGCACCGAAAGCACCCTGGAGGTCGCGGTATGGCTGGTGGTCAGCACCACCACCGAACCAACCTCGACAAGTACCACCCAGGTTACTTTGGAAAGGTCGGCATGAGATACTTCCACAAGACAATGAACCAGTTCTGGAAGCCCACAATCAACTTGGACAAG CTTTGGTCCTTGGTTCCTGCGGAGACCCGTGAAGCCTATGTTAGCAACCAGAAACCCGATACTGCTCCCGTCCTAGACCTCCTTTCTCTCGGTTACTCGAAGGTGTTGGGCAAGGGCAGACTTCCAGAGGTCCCGATGGTCGTACGAGCGCGCTACGTCAGCAAAGAGGCCGAGCGAAAGATCAAGGAAGCTGGCGGTGTTGTTGAGCTGGTGGCATAA
- a CDS encoding uncharacterized protein (SECRETED:SignalP(1-19)~EggNog:ENOG410Q5FS), with translation MHFKAALSIFAGLAAITSAAPAPVDDAVIARTLCPTLKQRGETGLSVEEAKAELVKRACAGFNWFGDFRETESEDKLAKRLCPTLKKRGQLNARDVEELVKRTCAGLNWRGGYIETSDVEEDAE, from the coding sequence ATGCATTTCAAAGCCGCACTCAGCATTTTTGCTGGTCTTGCTGCCATCACCTCGGCAGCCCCCGCCCCTGTGGACGATGCGGTTATCGCAAGAACACTCTGTCCGACACTTAAGCAGCGAGGTGAAACTGGGCTTTCCGTGGAGGAAGCCAAGGCAGAGCTCGTTAAGAGGGCTTGCGCAGGATTTAACTGGTTTGGAGATTTCCGTGAAACTGAATCTGAGGATAAACTCGCAAAGAGATTGTGCCCTACGCTCAAGAAGCGTGGACAGCTGAACGCCCGAGACGTTGAAGAGCTTGTCAAGAGAACTTGCGCGGGACTTAACTGGCGTGGGGGCTACATTGAAACCAGTGATGTCGAGGAAGATGCCGAATAA
- a CDS encoding uncharacterized protein (EggNog:ENOG410PRC3~COG:S~TransMembrane:1 (i52-74o)), with protein MEMEESVASKPGFEQLRQEGDNESDRDMLSAEEDGFLGQKARLRKRQRMWKISARACTIFNICFTIILLSILALTSRSKCYGAPEPPYSPLWEDGAVKYVNKRIRPMKIFQSETSDEVERAWNATLGPSEGVITLPKEYTSKLPQTLEAWFKPGHYVYGVSVFHQLHCLNRIRKTFYADKFFAHESEKDIQFHKNHCFDLLRQTIACNGDVSLVSWWNRDFTYKDSDGKKQLTQKYLSMSPKERAKEAVVFWDVKTRCHDLDAITAWTEKHRAK; from the exons atggaaatGGAGGAAAGCGTGGCTTCAAAGCCAGGCTTTGAGCAGCTTCGTCAGGAGGGAGACAATGAGAGCGACCGTGACATGCTTTCCGCCGAAGAGGACGGCTTTCTGGGGCAAAAAGCAAGATTGAGAAAGAGACAGAGAATGTGGAAAATTTCCGCCCGAGCCTGCACAATCTTTAACATCTGTTTCACTATAATTTTGCTGAGCATTTTGGCATTGACATCTCGATCAAAGTGTTATGGGGCACCCGAGCCTCCATATT CACCATTATGGGAAGACGGAGCAGTCAAGTACGTGAACAAACGAATTAGGCCGATGAAAATTTTCCAGTCCGAGACCTCTGATGAGGTCGAACGGGCTTGGAACGCCACCCTCGGAC CGAGCGAAGGCGTTATAACCCTCCCGAAAGAATATACCTCGAAGCTTCCTCAGACGCTGGAAGCCTGGTTTAAGCCAGGACACTATGTATATGGTGTTTCTGTGTTCCATCAACTTCACTGCCTAAACCGCATACGCAAAACGTTCTATGCGGATAAATTCTTTGCTCATGAGTCCGAAAAGGATATTCAATTTCATAAAA ACCATTGTTTTGACCTACTTCGCCAAACAATTGCATGTAATGGCGACGTCTCTTTAGTTTCTTGGTGGAATAGGGATTTTACCTACAAAGACAGTGATGGCAAGAAGCAACTCACCCAAAAATACCTGTCAATGTCACCAAAAGAACGAGCGAAAGAAGCTGTTGTATTTTGGGATgtaaagacaagatgtcaCGATTTAGATGCGATCACTGCATGGACGGAAAAGCACCGAGCAAAGTGA
- a CDS encoding uncharacterized protein (EggNog:ENOG410PMDM~COG:S~BUSCO:8372at33183): MANPIDPMVKTYATPSPNVSKKEFVIGGILCAVYGLEELPVQCKHVSCLYVLHPRGNTMQSMKGIATSAVADWNERLKNGKVSTSEQDNGLIAVCFDQRNHGTREVDKLRNEAWRQGNPNHAQDMFSIFNGTARDVSQIMDFIGSYVFPEADRHITNSLVLGVSLGAHAAWHCLLHEPRIRAAVIIIGCPDYVSLMSDRARLSKLASWKDSSPPGSQFLGSKDFPQNLVDMVKIWDPAGLLFSQMDDSCLKEPIKPGTVREPTKAEQKALKTIMRRCLAGKKILNLSGGSDKLVPYSRGEPFLTWLKKAIASGGWFAEGRVSLEDIVFDGAGHEVTPAMITEAIRFIGETLATGDDEPETGAVFMSRI; this comes from the exons ATGGCAAACCCGATTGACCCCATGGTCAAGACATATGCCACACCTTCCCCAAATGTGTCAAAGAAGGAGTTCGTTATCGGTGGCATTTTATGCGCTGTGTATGGGCTCGAGGAGCTTCCGGTGCAGTGCAagcatgtttcttgtttatATGTGCTGCACCCGCGAGGTAATACAATGCAGAGCATGAAGGGTATTGCAACTTCTGCGGTCGCAGACTGGAATGAAAGATTGAAGAATGGGAAGGTTAGCACGAGTGAACAAGACAACGGTCTAATTGCTGTGTGCTTCGACCAGAGGAATCATGGGACGCGAGAAGTCGATAAACTTCGGAACGAGGCTTGGAGGCAGGGAAATCCGAATCACGCGCAGGACATGTTCTCGATCTTCA ATGGCACGGCTCGCGATGTCTCGCAAATTATGGATTTTATCGGCAGCTACGTATTTCCAGAGGCTGATCGACACATTACCAACAGTCTAGTCCTCGGCGTTTCCCTGGGCGCTCACGCCGCATGGCACTGTCTACTTCACGAACCACGGATAAGAGCCGCTGTCATCATCATTGGGTGCCCAGACTATGTTAGCCTAATGTCTGATCGTGCTCGACTTTCAAAATTGGCTTCATGGAAAGACAGTAGTCCTCCGGGTTCACAATTCCTTGGCTCAAAAGATTTTCCGCAGAACCTAGTGGATATGGTAAAGATCTGGGATCCGGCGGGCTTGTTATTCAGCCAAATGGACGATTCATGTTTAAAGGAGCCAATAAAACCTGGCACTGTGCGCGAACCTACAAAAGCTGAACAAAAAGCActcaagacaatcatgaGGAGATGTCTAGCTGGAAAGAAGATCCTGAACTTGTCGGGCGGCTCAGACAAGCTGGTACCATATAGCCGTGGCGAGCCTTTCTTAACCTGGTTGAAGAAAGCCATTGCTTCTGGTGGTTGGTTTGCCGAGGGTAGGGTTTCCTTGGAAGATATTGTTTTTGATGGGGCCGGCCACGAAGTAACGCCAGCCATGATAACAGAGGCCATTCGATTCATCGGCGAAACGCTAGCTACCGGCGATGACGAACCAGAGACGGGAGCTGTGTTCATGTCAAGGATTTGA
- a CDS encoding uncharacterized protein (EggNog:ENOG410PRUM): MATKGHIFLAYPGDLTVSVTQYGGEKVNGAIEIDGPRMAGAILEQTVLFRVEKLKLIENSDYFQNMSNGAWAESHGDSISLKEDNIKSMELWFRLFHSTLSQVPDHEVSIAQVWHMIVAGDKGKSKMRTVVSTASCYYLVTLSNLQGGFNFFQNILYTDSRITSRNFALLRTGYSYLPQKIIQQLNEAKGRLRNILRRELFSHMNHIIEEARCDCKEGTVFRYLRELTRICVWPLEDNLYRNSIVTILDRLENFRNASMEPESRPRVSNAHAVDTKSNSAQSQTPKKRTDLNRRCLCVRDWKVAVMQARRKTSGYFEGLCIDGMNATKNLRWGDDSDYWGDNHDEGCRIQHGEPTFFFSFMGQRKNGHASRR, from the exons ATGGCTACCAAAGGACACATTTTCCTCGCCTACCCTGGCGATCTTACCGTTTCCGTGACACAATATGGCGGGGAGAAGGTCAATGGTGCCATCGAAATAGATGGACCTCGCATGGCCGGAGCCATTCTCGAACAGACCGTTTTATTTCGGGTTGAGAAGCTTAAGTTAATTGAAAATAGTGATTACTTTCAGAATATGTCCAACGGAGCATGGGCTGAGTCCCATGGTGATTCGATCTCTCTAAAAGAGGACAACATCAAGAGCATGGAACTCTGGTTCAGACTGTTCCACTCCACCCTCTCGCAAGTGCCAGATCATGAAGTCTCCATAGCCCAAGTGTGGCATATGATCGTGGCGGGCGACAA GGGCAAGAGCAAGATGAGGACCGTTGTGTCTACCGCCAGCTGCTATTACCTTGTTACGCTTTCAAATTTGCAAGGGGGTTTCAATTTCTTTCAAAACATCTTGTATACGGATTCCCGGATCACATCACGGAACTTTGCCCTATTGCGCACCGGTTATAGTTACTTACCACAAAAAATAATCC AACAACTCAATGAAGCCAAAGGTCGTCTGCGTAATATTCTCCGACGCGAGCTGTTCTCTCACATGAACCATATTATTGAAGAGGCTAGATGCGATTGTAAAGAGGGTACAGTGTTTAGGTATCTGCGCGAGCTTACTAGAATCTGTGTGTGGCCATTGGAAGACAATCTTTATAGAAATAGTATTGTCACCATCCTTGACCGGCTGGAAAACTTTCGAAATGCCAGTATGGAGCCGGAGAGTCGTCCTAGGGTGTCTAATGCCCATGCCGTGGATACCAAATCCAATTCTGCGCAGAGTCAAACACCAAAGAAGCGGACTGATCTCAACCGACGTTGTCTTTGTGTCCGTGATTGGAAAGTTGCTGTGATGCAAGCGCGAAGAAAGACGAGTGGGTATTTTGAGGGTTTATGCATTGACGGTATGAATGCAACGAAGAATCTCCGATGGGGCGACGATTCAGATTACTGGGGTGATAATCATGATGAGGGTTGTAGAATCCAACATGGGGAACCAACCTTCTTCTTTAGCTTCATGGGCCAGAGGAAAAATGGACATGCTTCGAGACGCTAA